The DNA region TATTTGATTTGATTTCCTCCAACGCCGCTAAAATATCCAGTCAAGACGTCGTGCCTCCCGGTTTCACCGAAAATGAAACTGTCATGCGCAAGTTTTTTCGCGAGTTGGCCTCTGGAGTTCGGTATTGCCACGCGAACGGCATTGCTCACCGAGATTTGAAACCTGAGAACCTGCTGGTCCACAACAGTCGCACTGGTTCCTGTACCTTAAAGATTGCTGATTTTGGATTATCGGCTGCATTCGGACCGCAAAGCCAATCGCAGACGGATCAAGACATCTTGCTAGCCTCTTTACCATCGACACCGGTATTCCAAAATGCCAGCAGCCCTCCAAGGACATCCGACTCCGATATCATCGTGGAAGACGGCAATGTAAGAGCAACACCTTTGCACAAGATGGAACGTATGGTGTCGGCTGGCATGAGCTTTTTCAATTGCGGGATTATCGATGATGTTGTGAATTGTCGACCAAGTAGTTCCGATGGTGCTGCGGCACCGTCGCCACTGAAACGCATGACGTCGGTAGTGGGATCACCACATTACGTGGCACCGGAGATAATTTCCCAAAGCGATCGGCAAAAAAGCAATGACCAGTCTGCGGACGAACAATCACCGTCCACTCCTCTTGTTGTTGGATACGACGGCACCCGCGCGGATGTATGGAGTGCTGGAGTGATTTTGTACGCTATGCTATTCCGATCATTACCGTTTGGGGAGGACTTGTTGAGATGCGCTCGGTTTCAGTCGTACACCAAGTGGTACAGTCTGGTGAAAAAAGCACACGGGCGGCGGAGTAGCGCGGCTGCATCGCTTAATCCGGTCATCACCGAGGCTGACGAACGGGATTTTTTGGGACCGCACTGGTTTTTTCCTTCGGCAAGTAGCCCTGAGTCGCGTGATCTGATTGTGTCGATGCTTCATCCAGATGCAGACCAACGGCCTACTGTAGAAATGGTCTTGCAACATCCTTGGCTACTAAAGCAAGCATAGCAGTATAAAGAACTATGTTGTGTGTGTACTTTGATTACTTTTTTATCTTGAGTGGTCCACTAGACAGATGATGTCACGTGTAATAGTTGGTAGAGTCAATCAAGTGGACTCCTGACCGCACTGTCAGATGGCATGTTGTTTTTCAACTTAAAACTG from Phaeodactylum tricornutum CCAP 1055/1 chromosome 18, whole genome shotgun sequence includes:
- a CDS encoding predicted protein, encoding MRKFFRELASGVRYCHANGIAHRDLKPENLLVHNSRTGSCTLKIADFGLSAAFG